A window of the Gossypium arboreum isolate Shixiya-1 chromosome 2, ASM2569848v2, whole genome shotgun sequence genome harbors these coding sequences:
- the LOC108486692 gene encoding binding partner of ACD11 1-like has translation MAIQSVKVGNVSLGASEQDIKEFFSFSGDIEHVEMHGNNERSQVAYVTFKDPQGAETAVLLSGATIVDQSVTIELAPDYKPPATASATPATQNKEAGQAESAVQKAEDVVTSMLAKGFILGKDAVNKAKAFDEKHQFTSTATAKVASLDQKIGFTEKISAGTTMMNDKVREMDQKFQVSEKTKSAIAAAEQTVSSAGSAIMKNRYVLTGTSWVTGAFNRVAKAAGDVGQKTKEKVLAEEEEAHKSKGYARMDESESPKAGGPSSAQGLIL, from the exons ATGGCG ATCCAATCAGTGAAAGTAGGCAACGTTTCTTTGGGTGCATCTGAGCAAGATATTAAGGAGTTCTTTTCGTTCTCTGGTGACATCGAACATGTCGAAATGCATGG CAATAATGAGCGATCGCAAGTTGCATATGTTACTTTCAAGGATCCACAGGGAGCAGAAACTGCTGTTCTTCTTTCA GGGGCGACAATTGTAGATCAATCAGTTACCATAGAGCTGGCTCCGGATTACAAGCCACCTGCTACTGCCTCTGCAACACCT GCAACACAGAACAAAGAGGCCGGCCAGGCCGAATCTGCTGTCCAGAAGGCAGAGGATGTTGTAACCAGCATGCTAGCCAAGGGTTTCATTCTTGGCAAGGATGCAGTGAACAAAGCAAAGGCCTTCGATGAGAAGCATCAGTTCACATCAACTGCCACTGCCAAAGTTGCTTCTCTGGACCAGAAGATTGGTTTTACTGAGAAAATTAGTGCTGGCACAACCATGATGAATGACAAAGTGAGGGAAATGGACCAGAAGTTTCAGGTTTCCGAGAAGACCAAGTCCGCGATTGCTGCTGCTGAGCAGACAGTCAGCAGTGCGGGTTCTGCTATAATGAAGAACCGTTATGTATTGACTGGAACCTCGTGGGTCACTGGTGCATTCAACAGGGTTGCTAAAGCAGCAGGTGATGTGGGGCAGAAgacaaaagaaaaagttttggctGAGGAGGAAGAAGCCCACAAATCAAAGGGGTATGCAAGGATGGACGAATCCGAATCTCCCAAAGCTGGTGGTCCCTCATCCGCACAAGGTCTAATCCTTTAA